A stretch of Gossypium hirsutum isolate 1008001.06 chromosome A06, Gossypium_hirsutum_v2.1, whole genome shotgun sequence DNA encodes these proteins:
- the LOC107943297 gene encoding uncharacterized protein, which translates to MSFKKENLDLILVPAGLLIMFAYHLFLLYRYIHRPHTTVIGFENTDKEAWVERVLQADKEAISNALTVIASNTSAATFLCSVCLTLSSLIGAWLGNSSNNFFVSNLIYGDTRQSTMSIKYICILTCFFIAFCCFVQSARNFVHANYLITTPNCEVPMETVKLTVLRGGEFWSLGLRSLYFALDLILWFFGPIPMFVSSVIMVFILYYLDTNTKPLHYHQNLYTHKASSTSNCSVAKY; encoded by the exons ATGTCTTTCAAAAAGGAGAATCTTGATTTGATTTTAGTCCCTGCTGGTTTGCTCATCATGTTTGCTTACCATCTATTCCTTTTATATAGATACATACATCGTCCTCACACAACGGTGATCGGTTTTGAAAACACCGATAAAGAAGCTTGGGTCGAACGAGTATTGCAG GCTGATAAAGAAGCTATTAGCAATGCTCTAACAGTCATTGCGTCGAACACCTCAGCTGCAACTTTTTTATGCTCAGTTTGTTTAACACTAAGCTCTCTAATCGGTGCTTGGCTTgggaattcatcaaataatttctTCGTAAGCAATTTAATCTATGGAGATACAAGGCAATCCACGATGTCAATCAAATATATTTGCATTTTAACTTGTTTTTTCATTGCATTTTGTTGCTTTGTTCAATCGGCAAGGAACTTTGTTCATGCAAATTATTTGATAACTACACCCAATTGTGAAGTACCGATGGAAACTGTGAAATTAACTGTTCTTCGAGGTGGCGAGTTTTGGTCACTTGGGCTTCGATCACTTTATTTTGCTCTTGATTTGATTCTTTGGTTTTTTGGACCAATCCCAATGTTTGTTTCTTCAGTAATCATGGTGTTTATCCTTTATTATCTTGATACAAACACTAAACCATTGCATTACCATCAAAATCTATACACCCATAAAGCTTCTTCAACAAGTAATTGTTCGGTTGCCaagtattga